A single Anopheles arabiensis isolate DONGOLA chromosome 2, AaraD3, whole genome shotgun sequence DNA region contains:
- the LOC120896173 gene encoding DE-cadherin-like, with translation MTRRIGFVLLLISSNWIHCHCFAAPDLNAPVNHKPNFHNCGEYKPTLKEEQEPGTSVLRVTATDRDQSQTIKYSIANETRQEQRFAINKHTGELSSAYIFDRDPPHRDTEFYITVRATDNGQPSLDDVCTIKVTILDINDNPPVFDKDFYEAFVSMNTTLRQLVTIITAKDIDDETNNVVNFEIVQEYKDGSYFEIDQHTGVLALVKRIDRKPGEYYALRVRAYNQGYIENESENPEVDVKVHIIDAEKRLPYFTKVPEVPVILHENFTAFDQVLAVFEANSNINNDSNVIFKLVRGKFEQTNSMNTFLLEQINNTAHIKLARALDYESVTEYTITVRATNRHDLAAEAVVKIIILDVNDNVPVIIKDVSCVQYELIDTSPVFQIHAYDLDGTSANNIISYSIAEHNQQHFAIETHSGTITKRNKLFDDEKDIYFIKISVEDNAPSDLLRNGKPNVHSHTLIVKIINRNTNSIPQIALANIQGQEQRCSNGNKFQEVLSYEQSNYTNEKFIIVHNYDSKFTDKLIGSVYVDHDIEVLSNKMFFWNERMSTETKKYFRFNFKNGMITMIKGTPEGIYNLEFTVIEESSYVSQHKVSARVTVTVKNISAKTVNQSGSIRFYNVTAGTFISQTLGELYTPMYRLQQSIASILATSPDQVVIFTINNRKLARGAFLDVFFAVDDTIYTSSEVLNAVLSLHLRQLEEDVGYRIVMVGIDECIAKGHMCKQACKNKVLKTAKPIVVHTNTSSFVGMTTLVQAECIPQIESSLVACFNGGTFQNDRCKCPMGFEGSQCEKLDICFNGSGYAIYPSINSGNLNHISIELLPRLKDGLVFYMGPLKYDPSLKASPFLALEINDDMLVLLLDYGTGTSRFEHQQIVLHEITKVQIILQPYKIEIKTVNNKMGSSRSHYENKDWNGFLPGNVSLQLGVSSISLDKLGSLYSWKHVPFTKSFDGCLRNLTINGRTMDFTQTSHKHNVLFNSQGFTAIGEQTFSVWIVTSSIAIMAMSILIVIRLKDFLKSWIKILIRAPQTESMEMMI, from the coding sequence ATGACGAGACGAATAGGTTTCGTCCTATTGCTGATTTCATCAAACTGGATTCATTGCCACTGTTTTGCTGCACCGGATTTAAATGCACCTGTAAATCATAAACCAAACTTTCACAATTGTGGAGAATACAAGCCGACAttaaaagaagaacaagaaccTGGGACATCTGTACTCCGCGTGACCGCCACTGATCGAGACCAATCTCAAACGATAAAGTACAGTATTGCAAATGAAACGAGACAAGAACAGCGTTTCGCCATCAATAAACATACTGGCGAGCTCTCTTCGGCATACATCTTCGATCGAGATCCTCCGCATCGGGATACCGAGTTTTACATCACGGTACGAGCGACCGATAACGGTCAGCCCAGTCTGGATGATGTGTGCACGATCAAAGTGACAATTCTAGACATCAATGACAACCCACCAGTGTTTGATAAAGACTTTTATGAAGCGTTTGTCTCCATGAATACGACACTTCGCCAGCTAGTGACCATCATCACAGCAAAGGATATCGACGACGAAACAAATAACGTTGTTAATTTCGAAATTGTACAGGAATATAAAGATGGCAGTTACTTCGAGATTGACCAACACACTGGCGTGCTAGCACTGGTTAAGCGCATCGATCGCAAACCAGGAGAGTATTATGCGCTTCGTGTTCGCGCTTACAATCAAGGTTATATAGAAAACGAATCAGAAAACCCAGAAGTTGATGTGAAGGTACACATAATTGACGCTGAGAAACGCTTACCATATTTCACCAAAGTGCCAGAAGTTCCTGTCatattacacgaaaatttcACTGCATTTGATCAGGTATTGGCAGTGTTTGAAGCGAATTCAAATATAAACAACGATAGCaacgttatttttaaattagtgCGAGGTAAATTTGAACAGACTAACTCAATGAATACATTCCTATTGGAGCAGATTAATAATACAGCCCACATTAAGCTGGCAAGAGCGCTCGATTATGAAAGCGTCACCGAATACACGATAACGGTGAGAGCTACAAACAGGCACGATTTAGCGGCGGAGGCTGTGGTGAAGATCATTATCCTGGACGTGAATGATAATGTTCCGGTGATCATTAAAGATGTATCATGTGTGCAGTATGAACTCATCGATACTTCACCGGTATTTCAAATACACGCGTACGATTTGGACGGTACGTCAGCTAACAATATCATTTCGTATAGCATTGCTGAACATAATCAACAGCATTTTGCAATTGAAACTCATTCGGGAACCATAACGAAACGGAATAAGCTGTTTGATGATGAAAAGgacatttattttatcaaaatatcTGTTGAAGACAACGCACCATCTGACTTACTCCGAAATGGTAAACCAAACGTGCATTCACACACGTTAATAGTTAAAATTATCAACAGAAACACTAACAGCATTCCACAGATTGCATTAGCTAACATTCAAGGACAAGAACAGCGTTGCAGTAATGGTAACAAGTTTCAAGAAGTTCTAAGTTATGAGCAGAGTAATTATACCAACGAAAAGTTCATCATTGTACACAATTATGATAGCAAGTTTACAGATAAACTGATAGGAAGTGTGTACGTCGATCATGATATTGAAGTTCTTTCAAATAAGATGTTCTTTTGGAATGAAAGGATGAGTACAGAAACAAAGAAATATTTCAGGTTCAATTTCAAAAACGGTATGATCACGATGATAAAAGGTACACCTGAAGGAATATACAATCTAGAATTTACAGTGATTGAAGAATCATCCTATGTTTCACAACACAAAGTATCTGCTCGTGTAACGGTGACAGTGAAGAACATCTCGGCAAAAACAGTCAACCAGAGTGGATCGATTCGCTTCTACAATGTAACGGCTGGGACATTCATATCTCAGACACTGGGTGAGCTCTACACACCCATGTATCGACTTCAGCAAAGCATTGCAAGCATTCTGGCTACCAGCCCAGATCAGGTGGTCATATTCACGATCAACAATCGTAAGCTTGCCCGGGGTGCATTCTTGGACGTGTTCTTTGCAGTAGATGATACTATTTACACATCGTCAGAGGTCTTAAATGCAGTGTTAAGTTTGCATCTACGCCAATTGGAGGAAGACGTCGGTTATCGGATTGTGATGGTTGGCATAGATGAATGCATTGCAAAGGGTCATATGTGTAAGCAGGCATGTAAGAACAAGGTCcttaaaacagcaaaaccaatCGTAGTGCACACCAACACTAGCTCGTTTGTGGGAATGACCACATTGGTGCAAGCAGAGTGCATCCCACAGATAGAATCTTCACTAGTAGCATGCTTCAACGGTGGCACTTTCCAGAATGATCGATGTAAATGTCCCATGGGGTTCGAAGGTTCCCAGTGTGAAAAATTGGACATCTGTTTTAATGGAAGTGGGTATGCAATCTATCCATCGATCAACAGTGGTAACTTAAACCACATTAGCATTGAGTTATTGCCCCGACTAAAAGACGGGTTGGTATTCTACATGGGTCCTCTGAAGTATGACCCATCTTTGAAGGCATCACCTTTTCTGGCATTGGAAATCAACGATGATATGTTGGTCTTACTTTTGGACTATGGAACTGGGACGAGCCGTTTCGAGCATCAACAAATAGTTTTACACGAGATTACTAAAGTTCAGATTATTTTACAGCCATATAAGATTGAGATAAAAACAGTGAACAATAAGATGGGAAGCAGTAGGAGTCATTATGAAAATAAGGATTGGAACGGGTTTCTTCCAGGTAATGTGTCCCTTCAACTAGGAGTTTCATCAATTAGTCTCGATAAGCTGGGATCGCTATACAGCTGGAAACATGTACCATTTACGAAGAGTTTCGATGGTTGTCTACGCAATCTTACAATAAACGGGCGCACGATGGACTTTACCCAAACGAGTCACAAAcataatgttttattcaattcCCAGGGATTCACAGCAATAGGAGAACAAACGTTTTCGGTATGGATTGTAACTTCAAGTATAGCGATAATGGCGATGTCGATACTAATCGTTATACGATTAAAGGACTTCTTAAAATCATGGATTAAGATATTAATCAGAGCACCACAAACAGAATCAATGGAAATGATGATATAA